Proteins encoded within one genomic window of Choristoneura fumiferana chromosome 28, NRCan_CFum_1, whole genome shotgun sequence:
- the LOC141443724 gene encoding uncharacterized protein, whose product MESTNMTSEWVTTVTIVKEEPVEVPECDVVIEEEPKDYSGALLANRDLKKGDSSPKESDEVNTNSLNEIKVMIEAVPKEDCDAAVEDWPPYPDVKVEVLLDAPPSPQATGTSTQSYVCDICDKAFKQNSSLYHHRRLHSGERPFHCETCFRTFKRKAHLHSHKSIHDPAPKEGTVFPCDVCEKVFTRQINLDLHMRVHTNDRPFPCNVCDKRFTRKQHLMVHSLLHTGEKPFPCTVCAKPFNTASHLQVHMRVHTGEKPYTCDVCDKQFAYKSHFNEHKRIHTGEKPFRCDLCERKFACRSQLRVHRRTHNGQKPYRCESCNKEFAYKVFIKFISVCTRVKSLGLVICVVNILQGKRTWQCIKKLTKMENCVIYRLFKSYFCLSVFSVRYCLHLLLKQRRQLHK is encoded by the exons ATGGAATCAACAAACATGACAAGCGAATGGGTCACTACGGTAACTATAGTAAAAGAAGAACCTGTTGAGGTCCCAGAGTGTGATGTAGTGATAGAAGAGGAGCCCAAGGACTATTCTGGGGCTCTTTTGGCTAATCGGGACCTTAAAAAGGGCGATAGTTCGCCAAAAGAGTCTGACGAAGTAAACACAAACTCGCTGAACGAAATTAAAGTAATGATAGAAGCGGTGCCCAAGGAAGACTGTGATGCTG CTGTTGAAGACTGGCCCCCGTATCCTGATGTCAAAGTGGAGGTGCTCTTGGACGCGCCCCCCTCCCCTCAGGCGACAGGCACTTCTACCCAGTCATACGTCTGCGACATTTGCGACAAAGCCTTCAAACAAAACTCATCATTATACCATCACAGAAGACTGCATTCCGGTGAACGCCCGTTCCATTGTGAAACATGTTTCAGAACATTCAAGCGCAAGGCGCATCTACATTCCCACAAAAGTATTCATGACCCTGCACCCAAAGAAGGCACAGTCTTCCCATGTGACGTTTGCGAGAAAGTATTCACTAGGCAAATCAACTTGGATCTCCACATGAGAGTACACACTAACGATCGTCCCTTTCCATGCAATGTGTGTGACAAACGCTTCACAAGGAAACAGCATTTGATGGTGCACAGTCTATTGCACACGGGTGAAAAACCGTTCCCTTGCACTGTGTGTGCAAAGCCTTTTAATACCGCATCACACTTACAAGTACACATGCGGGTGCACACAGGCGAAAAGCCCTATACATGTGATGTGTGTGATAAGCAATTTGCTTACAAATCGCACTTCAATGAGCACAAAAGAATTCATACTGGTGAGAAACCGTTCCGCTGTGATTTGTGTGAGAGGAAATTTGCCTGTCGTTCGCAGCTCCGTGTGCATAGAAGGACTCATAACGGACAGAAGCCGTATCGGTGTGAGtcgtgcaataaagagtttgcttATAAAGTCTTTATCAAATTCATAAGCGTATGCACACGGGTGAAAAGCCTTGGACTTGTGATTTGTgtagtaaatattttacaagGAAAGCGCACTTGGCAGTGCATAAAAAAGCTCACAAAGATGGAAAACTGTGTGATATATAGAttgtttaaaagttatttttgccTTAGCGTATTTAGCGTAAGatattgtttacatttattattaaaacaaagaagacaattacacaagtga